The window AACGGGCACCTGCGCATGTCGGCCAATACGGAAGGCTTCATCCAGCGCATCCAGAATAGGCTCAAACTCTGAACGTAAGTGAGTGGTATAAAGACCGCTCTCTGCGGAAAGCTCTTCCGCCAGCGCCATCACCTCTTCCGTTGTGGATTCGAATGCCGTGGCGTAGGCAAGACCTGTACTCATCCCCAGCGCCCCCTGCTTCAGCGCCGCGCGCAAGTCCTGACGCATGGCGCTAATTTCAGCGGCGGTAGCCGGACGGAAGAGATCGTCCATATGATTATTACGCAGCGCGGTATGGCCTATCAGCGTCCCGACGTTCAGCGCGGGCTGAGCCGCTTCGACGGCGCGGGCGTAGGCGTCCACGGTCGGATAGATAAAGTGTTCCGCCTCACCCAGTAAATTCATCGGATCGGGAACATCGCCTTTCATTTTCGCCGCCGCCGCGCTGATCCCGCAGTTACCCACGATGATGGTGGTGATCCCCTGACTGATTTTCGGCAGATATTCCGGCATACGAATAACGTTGATATCGTCATGCGTGTGGACGTCGATGAAACCCGGCGCCAGCACCTGACCCTCGCCATCGATCGTCCGGTCTGCCTCAGCGTTAATCGACGGAGCGATCTCAACAATTCTGTCGCCTGTAATCGCAACATCACCGCGATACTGAGGCCCCCCGCTGCCATCAATTACCGTCACATTTTTGAATAGCCAGTCAACCTTCATTTCTCATTGCTCCCTTTCTGCTATGGCAACAAGTAAACCATTTACAGACGAGCAAAACAGTGGAAAACTACGCAAAATCCATATAAATTTATGATACTTTTATTCATAAAGATGAAAATAAAATATAATAATCATTATTTTTCAATAAATTAAAAATGATACCCATACCCTCACAACGTGAAAACCAAAAAGGTTAATGTTATGAAATATCATTCCGATACGTTAGTTGCCCATAAATCCGCGCTGATGCAAACCCCCGCCTGCGTGATCAACGAGGACATATGTCTGCCTGCGGCGATCGTCAAAAAATCGGCCATTGAGAATAATATTGGCTGGATGCAACGCTATGCGGACGCCCGCGGCGTCTCTCTAGCGCCGCACGGTAAAACCACCATGACGCCGTGGATTTTTCAGGCGCAACAGGCAGCAGGCGCGTGGGCGATTGGCGTCGGGAGCGCGTGGCAGGCAAGCGCCGCGATGGCAAGCGGGATCCAGCGCGTCCTGATGGTGAATCAGTTAGTCGGTAAAGCCAATATGCTGCTGATTTCACAATTAAAAGCGCACTATCCCGCCGCAGATTTCATTTGCTGTGTCGATAGCCCCGAAAACGTTCGCGAACTGGCGGCCTTTTTCGCGCAACGCCAGCAGACGCTCGACGTGATGATCGAGCTTGGCGTAGAGGGCGGACGCTGCGGCTGTCGCGGGGCGGATGCCGCGCTCACGCTGGCGCGGCAGGTCTCGCAATTCCCCTCCCTGCGCCTGCGCGGGCTGGAGCTGTATGAGGGCGTATTACACGGCGACAATCCGCAGCCGCAGGTTGAAGCTCTTCTGCGTGAAGCGGCAAGCCTGGCCTGCGCAATGGCAGGGTATGTGGAAGGCGAATTTATTCTTACCGGCGCAGGTACCGTCTGGTATGACGTGGTATGTAATATCTGGCTTGCGGCGAATAAACCGGCAAATTGCCGGATTGTCATACGTCCGGGCTGTTATATCACCCACGACCAGGGCATTTACGCTGAAGCGCAGCAACAACTGAAGGCTCGCGACCGTATCGCCTGCGATCTGGGTGGCGATCTCACCTCCGCGCTGGAACTGATCGCGCTGGTGCAATCCGTGCCGGAATCCCGGCGCGCCATCGTCAATTTCGGCAAACGAGACTGCGCCTTCGATGCGGGTTTACCACAGCCGGTTGCCCACTACCGTAACGGAAAAGCGCGCGCTTTCGATGCGCGAAAAGTGACAAGCGTGGGAATTATGGATCAGCACTGCATGTTGCAGCTGGAGGCGGGAAGCGACATTCAGGTAGGTGATATTCTCGTTTTCGGCACCTCTCACCCCTGCCTGACCTTTGATAAATGGAAAACGCTGCTGCTGGCAGACGATGACTATAACGTCCTCGAAGAGCTGGA is drawn from Citrobacter rodentium NBRC 105723 = DSM 16636 and contains these coding sequences:
- a CDS encoding amino acid deaminase is translated as MKYHSDTLVAHKSALMQTPACVINEDICLPAAIVKKSAIENNIGWMQRYADARGVSLAPHGKTTMTPWIFQAQQAAGAWAIGVGSAWQASAAMASGIQRVLMVNQLVGKANMLLISQLKAHYPAADFICCVDSPENVRELAAFFAQRQQTLDVMIELGVEGGRCGCRGADAALTLARQVSQFPSLRLRGLELYEGVLHGDNPQPQVEALLREAASLACAMAGYVEGEFILTGAGTVWYDVVCNIWLAANKPANCRIVIRPGCYITHDQGIYAEAQQQLKARDRIACDLGGDLTSALELIALVQSVPESRRAIVNFGKRDCAFDAGLPQPVAHYRNGKARAFDARKVTSVGIMDQHCMLQLEAGSDIQVGDILVFGTSHPCLTFDKWKTLLLADDDYNVLEELDTLF
- a CDS encoding N-acyl-D-amino-acid deacylase family protein, translated to MKVDWLFKNVTVIDGSGGPQYRGDVAITGDRIVEIAPSINAEADRTIDGEGQVLAPGFIDVHTHDDINVIRMPEYLPKISQGITTIIVGNCGISAAAAKMKGDVPDPMNLLGEAEHFIYPTVDAYARAVEAAQPALNVGTLIGHTALRNNHMDDLFRPATAAEISAMRQDLRAALKQGALGMSTGLAYATAFESTTEEVMALAEELSAESGLYTTHLRSEFEPILDALDEAFRIGRHAQVPVVVSHHKCAGAKNWGRTVETLAFFDKMRQRQDIGCDCYPYSASSSTLDLKQVTDEFDIVITWSEPHPEQAGKKLQRIADEWRMSMPEAAKLLMPAGAIYYNMSEQDVRRVLRYPLTMIGSDGLPNDPMPHPRLWGAFPRVLGHYCRDEKLFPLTTAIHKMTGLSAARFQLPERGLIKVGYYADVVLFDPAAVRDAASFTDPKQPAEGINAVMVNGVMSYGKDKHITGRAGRFLRRQPQSGKE